Proteins co-encoded in one Bacillus paramycoides genomic window:
- a CDS encoding DUF1540 domain-containing protein: MPEVRCSVSNCSFWGQGNFCQASAIIVQPDADETGQTENESYTNAVLTNETLESSVATSVETCCHTFKPRF; the protein is encoded by the coding sequence ATGCCAGAAGTAAGATGCTCTGTTTCCAATTGCTCATTTTGGGGACAAGGTAACTTTTGTCAAGCCAGTGCGATTATCGTTCAGCCAGATGCAGATGAAACGGGTCAAACTGAAAATGAATCGTATACAAATGCAGTTTTAACAAACGAGACGCTAGAAAGTTCTGTAGCAACAAGTGTAGAAACTTGTTGTCATACATTTAAGCCAAGATTTTAA
- a CDS encoding YhdB family protein: MQTYNDYDKALYYTYCCNWDKLLVLMVQTNDQLFSKRIEHFLHAYQYSKELPEVDKQLQLLFQYIDHASQKSHIEEVEQIQM, encoded by the coding sequence GTGCAAACATATAACGACTATGATAAAGCTCTCTATTACACGTATTGCTGTAATTGGGATAAATTACTCGTTCTTATGGTTCAAACGAACGATCAATTATTTTCTAAGCGTATTGAACATTTTTTACACGCTTATCAATACAGTAAAGAACTGCCAGAAGTTGATAAACAATTGCAGCTCCTATTCCAATATATTGACCACGCATCCCAAAAGTCACATATAGAAGAAGTAGAGCAAATTCAAATGTAA
- a CDS encoding disulfide oxidoreductase, producing the protein MGREKKQEYALFTAWGASFIATLGSLYFSEIMKFEPCVLCWYQRIFMYPFVLWLGIAVVKKDYRIASYSLPIASIGACISLYHYAIQKVAAFSAAGAACGRVPCTGEYINWFGFVTIPFLALIGFITIAVCSFIVIKNK; encoded by the coding sequence ATGGGACGAGAAAAAAAGCAAGAATATGCTTTATTTACCGCGTGGGGAGCTTCTTTTATTGCTACACTAGGAAGTCTGTACTTTTCCGAAATCATGAAATTTGAACCTTGTGTCCTTTGTTGGTATCAACGTATTTTCATGTATCCATTCGTTTTATGGCTCGGTATCGCTGTAGTAAAAAAAGATTATCGCATCGCAAGTTATTCTTTACCAATCGCAAGTATTGGTGCTTGTATTTCTTTATATCACTATGCAATTCAAAAAGTCGCAGCATTTTCAGCTGCAGGGGCTGCTTGCGGCCGTGTACCATGTACGGGAGAATACATAAACTGGTTCGGCTTTGTGACAATCCCGTTTTTAGCACTTATCGGCTTTATTACAATCGCTGTTTGTAGCTTTATTGTCATTAAAAACAAATAA
- a CDS encoding LacI family DNA-binding transcriptional regulator yields MTKTIADIAKLAGVAKSTVSRYLNGGYVSDKTKLKIESIIQETNFSPNTFAQSLKAKTTNLIGVIIPRLDSFATMKTLIGIDNTLQENNYQMLVANANQTIETEIQAMENFIKQRVAGIILLTKTLTNKHQQIIANSNIPILFVGQEYKDQYCLVHDDYDAAYELGAYVLSQGHRNIAYLGVERDDISVGINRKNGFQKAIENLEPTCNVCYYETSFQIEDAMKQVQHILSNNRPTLIVCATDNIALGAMKVIHSHSLSVPNDISVTGFGGYDISEMVHPSLTTIAFDYEYAGKLAATSLSQLVENKTIPKILHSRYTLKIQESVDKI; encoded by the coding sequence ATGACTAAAACTATTGCAGATATCGCCAAATTGGCTGGAGTTGCAAAAAGCACAGTTTCTCGTTACTTAAACGGTGGATACGTAAGTGATAAAACAAAACTTAAAATTGAAAGTATTATTCAGGAAACAAATTTCTCTCCCAATACATTTGCTCAAAGCTTAAAAGCAAAAACAACAAATTTAATTGGGGTTATTATCCCCCGATTAGACTCCTTCGCTACAATGAAAACTCTTATTGGGATTGATAATACGTTACAGGAAAATAATTATCAAATGCTTGTAGCAAATGCAAATCAAACAATTGAAACTGAAATACAAGCAATGGAAAACTTTATAAAACAAAGGGTAGCTGGCATTATTTTATTAACAAAAACTTTAACAAATAAGCATCAACAAATTATTGCTAATTCAAATATCCCTATTTTATTCGTTGGGCAAGAATATAAAGATCAATATTGCCTCGTTCATGATGATTATGATGCAGCTTATGAGTTAGGAGCATACGTATTATCACAAGGGCATAGAAATATCGCCTATCTAGGAGTAGAAAGAGATGATATTTCTGTTGGTATAAATCGAAAAAACGGTTTTCAAAAAGCCATTGAAAATTTAGAACCAACTTGCAATGTTTGTTATTACGAAACATCTTTCCAAATAGAAGATGCCATGAAACAAGTACAACATATTTTAAGTAATAACCGTCCAACGCTTATCGTATGTGCTACTGATAACATCGCACTTGGGGCAATGAAAGTCATTCACTCCCATTCTCTTTCTGTACCAAATGATATTTCTGTAACAGGATTTGGGGGATATGATATTTCAGAAATGGTACATCCTAGCTTAACGACAATTGCATTTGACTATGAGTATGCTGGAAAGCTTGCTGCCACTTCTCTTTCACAGCTTGTCGAAAATAAAACTATACCAAAAATATTACACTCTCGTTATACATTAAAAATCCAAGAAAGCGTTGACAAAATTTAA
- a CDS encoding sucrose-specific PTS transporter subunit IIBC, whose amino-acid sequence MNMRQIATQVLQNIGGKENIVRATHCATRLRLVLKDETKINASEIENIDEVKGAFATTEQYQIIFGTGIVNKVYDEFSKLIGIAELDSTTSNDISKKKMNPIARLAKTLSNIFVPIIPAIVASGLLMGLLGMLKAFKLVPGDHSLIQLLDMFSSAAFIILPILIGVSAAKEFGGNIFLGAVVGGILTHPSLTNPWTLSNAKPTVLHFLGMNIDMIGYQGTVLPILLCVYVMSTIEKELRKRVPNSLDLLVTPFLTIIITGFLSLIIIGPIGYKIGDGITYLLNTIYQFAGPVAGLIFGGLYSTIVLTGLHHSFHAIEAGLLANKDIGVNFLLPIWSMANVAQGGATLAVYFKTKNKKTKEIAIPAAASAFLGITEPAIFGVNLKLGKPFIAAAIGGAIGGAYVVWMQVAANAYGLTGIPMLTIVAPLGIMNMIHYIIGFAIAIITAFVATFILYKESKQ is encoded by the coding sequence ATGAATATGAGACAAATTGCAACACAAGTATTACAAAACATCGGTGGAAAGGAAAACATTGTTCGCGCTACACATTGTGCTACTCGCCTTCGTCTTGTACTAAAAGATGAAACAAAAATAAACGCTTCCGAAATCGAAAACATCGATGAAGTGAAAGGTGCTTTTGCAACGACTGAACAATACCAGATTATTTTTGGAACTGGCATAGTAAACAAAGTATATGATGAGTTTTCTAAACTAATCGGAATAGCTGAACTGGATTCTACAACATCAAATGATATATCTAAGAAAAAAATGAACCCCATCGCTCGCTTAGCAAAGACATTATCTAATATTTTCGTTCCAATTATTCCAGCTATCGTCGCAAGCGGTTTACTTATGGGATTACTCGGAATGTTGAAAGCGTTTAAATTAGTTCCTGGTGATCACTCACTTATCCAATTACTTGATATGTTCTCAAGTGCAGCTTTCATTATTTTACCTATTTTAATTGGGGTTAGTGCCGCTAAAGAATTTGGTGGAAATATTTTCTTAGGTGCAGTTGTTGGTGGTATATTAACTCACCCAAGCTTAACGAATCCTTGGACTCTTTCAAATGCAAAACCAACTGTTTTACATTTTCTTGGTATGAATATTGATATGATTGGCTATCAAGGCACTGTTTTACCAATTCTGTTATGCGTATATGTCATGAGTACAATTGAAAAAGAACTTCGAAAACGCGTTCCGAACTCTTTAGATTTATTAGTTACACCATTCTTAACGATTATTATAACTGGCTTTTTATCACTTATTATTATTGGACCAATTGGATATAAAATCGGTGACGGCATTACGTACCTTTTAAATACAATTTATCAATTTGCAGGACCAGTAGCTGGTCTTATATTCGGTGGTCTATATTCAACAATTGTTCTTACTGGCTTACATCATAGCTTCCATGCTATTGAAGCAGGCTTACTCGCAAATAAAGATATCGGTGTCAATTTCTTACTCCCTATTTGGTCAATGGCGAACGTTGCTCAAGGTGGGGCTACTTTAGCAGTTTATTTCAAAACAAAAAACAAAAAAACGAAAGAAATTGCAATTCCAGCAGCAGCTTCAGCATTTTTAGGAATTACAGAACCAGCTATTTTTGGGGTCAATTTAAAACTTGGTAAACCATTTATTGCAGCAGCTATTGGTGGGGCAATTGGTGGCGCTTACGTTGTTTGGATGCAAGTAGCGGCTAATGCATATGGTTTAACAGGTATTCCAATGCTTACAATTGTTGCACCTCTTGGCATAATGAATATGATTCACTATATAATTGGATTCGCTATTGCAATTATCACTGCTTTTGTTGCCACATTCATTTTATATAAAGAAAGTAAACAATAG
- a CDS encoding PCYCGC domain-containing protein: MKKYVFSLLAVLSLILAGCGATSTNEKKSSESKEEHDHASHTQQADIQEKTKGVDTLPTFLDKLDPQMKDIYTVAGQNAELLDWIPCYCGCGESVGHKNNKNCFIREIKKNGEVVWDSHATTCVNCLEIAVESASMKQKGKSTLEIRNYIDNKYKEGYGKPTPTPMPKA; encoded by the coding sequence ATGAAAAAATATGTATTTTCTTTACTTGCAGTACTAAGTTTAATTCTTGCTGGTTGCGGAGCTACTAGTACAAACGAAAAAAAATCATCTGAATCAAAAGAAGAGCATGACCACGCATCACACACTCAGCAAGCTGACATTCAAGAAAAAACAAAAGGGGTCGACACACTTCCTACCTTCCTAGACAAGCTTGATCCACAAATGAAAGATATCTACACTGTCGCTGGACAAAACGCAGAGCTATTAGATTGGATTCCATGTTACTGTGGTTGCGGTGAGAGTGTGGGACATAAAAATAATAAAAACTGCTTTATTCGTGAAATTAAAAAGAATGGTGAAGTTGTTTGGGACTCCCATGCAACAACTTGTGTCAATTGCCTAGAAATTGCAGTTGAATCTGCTTCCATGAAACAAAAAGGAAAATCAACACTCGAAATTCGTAACTATATCGACAATAAATATAAAGAAGGCTATGGCAAACCAACACCTACGCCAATGCCAAAAGCTTAA
- a CDS encoding thioredoxin family protein: protein MKKMLIFGGIIIVLFAAIFTVTQMEKKNASTNEKDYYSNKISLEDLNKNIEDKKEQTIYFYQTSCVHCQKISPIVVPLAKDLNVDMKVIDIENLNEPWDKYDIKGTPTIIHFKDGKEVSRISGEQSKEKFKEWFEQTKK from the coding sequence ATGAAAAAAATGCTTATATTTGGCGGTATTATTATCGTCTTATTTGCGGCAATCTTTACTGTAACACAAATGGAAAAGAAAAATGCATCGACAAATGAAAAAGATTACTACTCAAATAAAATTTCTCTTGAAGATCTCAATAAAAATATAGAAGATAAAAAAGAACAAACGATTTACTTTTATCAAACCTCTTGCGTTCATTGCCAAAAGATCTCTCCTATTGTCGTACCTTTAGCGAAAGATTTAAATGTTGATATGAAAGTAATTGATATTGAAAATTTAAACGAGCCTTGGGATAAGTATGATATTAAAGGCACACCTACAATTATTCATTTTAAAGATGGTAAAGAAGTAAGCCGTATTAGCGGAGAACAGTCAAAAGAAAAGTTCAAAGAATGGTTTGAACAAACGAAAAAATAA